The Candidatus Sulfotelmatobacter sp. genomic interval CGATCGACACCACCACGAAGCCGCGATCCGCCAGCCATTGCGCCAGCAGATAGCGCGAGGGTTGCGCCGTCACCATCTGCGAATGCGGTCCGCCGTAGACGTTGACGATCACGGGGTAGCGGCGGTCGGAGCGGAAATCGCGCGGGCGGATGATCGCGGCGCGGCACGAAAGCGAATCGCCGGCGTCCACCAGCTCGAGTCGCGGCGTGATGCGCGGCTGCTCGGCCAGCGAGCGAACGTCGCCGAGCAGCTCGCCGCCGCGCCGGTGCACCGTGTAACGGATCTGTCCGTCGAGCCCCTCATAGGATTCGACGTAGACCAACGTGGTGTGTCCAAATGTCGCCCCGTGAACTCCGGTGGCGCTGGTGGCGCGAATCGCCTCGCCCGCACCCGAGAGCGGCAGCCAGAACAGCTGGGTCTGCGTGGGATCGGCTCCGCCGCTCACCCACACCGTTCCCGCCTCTTCATCCACCGCCAGCAACTCGCGCAGGTTGAGATCCGGCGCGTGGAGTGGCCGCACCAGCTTCCCGTCCGGCGCGTGCAGCTCGAGCTGCGGCCAGCCGCTGCGCTCCGAGATCCACAGGAATCCGCTGCCGTCCTCGAGCCAGCGCGGCACCTGCTGGCGCAGGTTGAGCCAGGCGCGATCCTTCTCGACCCACAACGTGCTGGTGCCGCCATTCTCGGGGTCGGCCCTGAGAATCGCGAGCTCGGTCTGCTCGCGATTCATCACCACCAGCGTGAGCGGCGCGTTCTTCGACCACTTCACGGTGCACAGGTAGGGATACCGTTTGACGTCCCACTGCACCCAGGTCGTGTGCCCGCCCTGGGCGGGAATCAAACCGAGCTTCACCTCGGCGTTGGCCTCGCCGGGCCGCGGATAGGGCGTGCCTTCCGCCTCACGCTCGGGATGCGAGGGATCGGCGACGTAGAGCTTCTCGACCCCGCCGAAGCGAGCCTCTTCGTATGCGATCGTCTTGCTGTCGGGCGACCACCAGTAGCCCTCCTGACGCGCCATCTCCTCCTGTGCGACGAACTCGGCGAGACCGTGCGTCACGCTGTCGCAGCCGCCGCTGGTCAGGCGCCAGCCGTTGTCGCTGGCGATGTCGGTCACCCATAGGTCGGCGTTGCGCACGCACGCCACCAGGCGGCCGTCGGGCGAGAAGCGCGCGTCCACCGGCGCGCCGGCCGCGTCGGGCAGGGGCCGAGTCGCGCCCGACGAACGTTCGACCAGATAGAGATGTCGGTCGAGCGGCACCAGCACGCGAGCGCCGTCCTCCGAGAGCTGATAGCTGGTGATGCCGCGCGCGCTCTGTCGCTGGCGCTCGCGGCGCGCGCGCTCCTCCGGCGAGATGCTCTCTTCTCCGCCGCGCAGGATCTTCTCGGACGAGGCCAGCACGCGCTCGCTCGCGTTCTTCGGGTCCCAGGTCCACAGGTCCTGCACGAAGCTGCGCGGTGCCGAGCGCAGG includes:
- a CDS encoding DPP IV N-terminal domain-containing protein, which encodes MKGRARAIAGVAIAALAAVPIAGVSHAKPKKAAPPAATSPADTSLLEQYAATNRFRLGRPSDFKITPSGDAVLFLRSAPRSFVQDLWTWDPKNASERVLASSEKILRGGEESISPEERARRERQRQSARGITSYQLSEDGARVLVPLDRHLYLVERSSGATRPLPDAAGAPVDARFSPDGRLVACVRNADLWVTDIASDNGWRLTSGGCDSVTHGLAEFVAQEEMARQEGYWWSPDSKTIAYEEARFGGVEKLYVADPSHPEREAEGTPYPRPGEANAEVKLGLIPAQGGHTTWVQWDVKRYPYLCTVKWSKNAPLTLVVMNREQTELAILRADPENGGTSTLWVEKDRAWLNLRQQVPRWLEDGSGFLWISERSGWPQLELHAPDGKLVRPLHAPDLNLRELLAVDEEAGTVWVSGGADPTQTQLFWLPLSGAGEAIRATSATGVHGATFGHTTLVYVESYEGLDGQIRYTVHRRGGELLGDVRSLAEQPRITPRLELVDAGDSLSCRAAIIRPRDFRSDRRYPVIVNVYGGPHSQMVTAQPSRYLLAQWLADRGFVVVSIDGRGTPARGRTWERAISGNLIDVPLGDQVAALKKLGAAHPEMDMSRVGIFGWSFGGYFTAMAVMRRPDVFRAGVAGAPVVDWRDYDTFYTERYLNLPQNNPRGYEASSVLTYAKQLERPLLIVHGTTDDNVHFLNSLKLTDALFKAGKPFEFLPLSGFTHMVADPLVTKQLYTRIAEFFERELAVQPDNGSASVSR